A stretch of Myxococcus hansupus DNA encodes these proteins:
- a CDS encoding SH3 domain-containing protein, whose product MSGYYTPEEAQDIFLKANEAYAREDYAAAKEGYEKLLSNGQGGPDVLYNLGTTHLAQGDLGRAVLALEQARKAGGVAPDLEANLAVARARQVDKVVGATAEDAFLPRLAAATDGPVVAWTFLGTWVAAFVLVLLWRVLAPGRRTAVGILAVLLFAIAVPSGLLVATHAYVGATVHEAVVLAPTLVARELPQAGARSIFEVHAGLKVRLLEETGRFVRIRLPNGLEGWAERDGVAEI is encoded by the coding sequence GTGAGCGGCTACTACACGCCGGAAGAGGCGCAGGACATCTTCCTCAAGGCCAATGAGGCCTACGCGCGCGAGGACTACGCGGCGGCGAAGGAGGGCTACGAGAAGCTCCTGTCCAACGGCCAGGGCGGACCGGACGTCCTCTACAACCTGGGCACCACGCACCTGGCGCAGGGAGACCTGGGCCGCGCGGTGCTCGCGCTCGAGCAGGCCCGGAAGGCGGGCGGCGTCGCGCCGGACCTGGAGGCCAACCTGGCCGTGGCGCGCGCGCGGCAGGTGGACAAGGTGGTGGGCGCCACCGCGGAGGACGCCTTCCTGCCCCGGCTGGCGGCGGCCACGGATGGGCCGGTGGTGGCGTGGACCTTCCTGGGCACGTGGGTGGCGGCCTTCGTCCTCGTGCTGCTGTGGCGGGTGTTGGCGCCAGGGCGCCGGACGGCCGTGGGCATCCTGGCGGTGTTGCTGTTCGCCATCGCCGTGCCCTCCGGACTGCTGGTGGCCACGCACGCCTACGTGGGCGCCACCGTGCACGAGGCGGTGGTGCTGGCGCCCACGCTGGTGGCGCGCGAGCTGCCCCAGGCCGGCGCCCGCTCCATCTTCGAGGTGCACGCGGGCCTCAAGGTCCGGCTGCTCGAGGAGACGGGCCGCTTCGTCCGCATCCGGCTGCCCAACGGCCTGGAGGGTTGGGCCGAGCGGGACGGCGTGGCGGAAATCTGA
- a CDS encoding flagellar biosynthetic protein FliO, which produces MNARRWRGTPRSRLMVAGALLLGLAVMGPVAGVSSVAAARWMLGAVALAALGWWLHRRGGAVPGAVAEPRLNVVSRAGLSQRCGLALVEVDGRSYLVAFGDAFAEIRETPSRRSEFGQVLAQARRPMPKPRKVRGRRVTP; this is translated from the coding sequence ATGAATGCACGGCGGTGGAGGGGAACGCCTCGCTCGCGGCTGATGGTGGCGGGGGCATTGCTCCTCGGGCTGGCCGTCATGGGCCCGGTGGCGGGTGTGTCCTCGGTGGCCGCGGCGCGGTGGATGCTGGGCGCGGTGGCGCTGGCGGCGCTGGGCTGGTGGTTGCACCGGCGAGGGGGCGCTGTTCCGGGCGCCGTGGCGGAGCCCCGGTTGAACGTCGTGTCTCGGGCTGGGTTGTCTCAGCGGTGTGGCCTGGCGCTCGTCGAGGTGGACGGGCGGAGCTACCTGGTGGCCTTCGGTGATGCGTTCGCGGAGATTCGTGAGACGCCTTCGCGCAGGTCCGAGTTTGGTCAGGTGCTCGCGCAGGCCCGGCGTCCCATGCCGAAGCCGCGCAAGGTGCGTGGGCGGAGGGTGACGCCATGA
- a CDS encoding EscU/YscU/HrcU family type III secretion system export apparatus switch protein gives MSGEKTEKPSAKRLREARRKGQIPRSRMLTSSAVTAGGLLGLSMTAPEGFERLKTWTERLFLHPQDMSTWHEGLWVSAYLCVPVLGGALVAALVVSVATVGFDANLEHVQPKLERISIAAGATRLFSWRPWVDMAKALLVLALVGVFVWSEVEESGSDAMASAWHGGAQSLGGILTHLAGLLSRLTWLMVVLGVGDFMLARRRHMKDLMMSREELKREYKESEGDPRHKGQRKALHRQLSQGGSARGVQKATAVVVNPTHIAVALRYDAEECEAPYLVSKAQEGDALAMKEQARRLGIPVVRDIPLARSLIHYDVGEPIPEELYQAAAVVLRTAMEARELDGHPRRQTS, from the coding sequence GTGAGCGGGGAGAAGACGGAGAAGCCCAGTGCGAAGCGCCTGCGCGAGGCGCGGCGGAAGGGGCAGATTCCCCGCAGCCGCATGCTGACCTCCAGCGCGGTGACGGCGGGTGGATTGTTGGGCCTCTCGATGACGGCGCCCGAGGGATTCGAGCGGCTCAAGACCTGGACGGAACGCCTCTTCCTTCACCCGCAGGACATGAGCACCTGGCACGAAGGGCTTTGGGTGAGCGCGTACCTGTGCGTTCCGGTGTTGGGAGGCGCGCTCGTCGCGGCGCTGGTGGTGTCGGTCGCCACGGTGGGCTTCGACGCGAACCTCGAGCACGTCCAGCCCAAGCTGGAGCGCATCAGCATCGCCGCGGGCGCGACGCGGCTGTTCAGTTGGCGGCCCTGGGTGGATATGGCCAAGGCCCTGCTCGTGCTCGCTCTGGTGGGCGTGTTCGTCTGGAGTGAGGTGGAGGAGTCCGGCTCGGACGCCATGGCGTCCGCATGGCACGGCGGTGCGCAGAGCCTGGGCGGCATTCTCACGCATCTCGCGGGGCTCCTGAGCCGGCTGACGTGGCTGATGGTCGTGTTGGGGGTCGGGGACTTCATGCTGGCCCGGCGGCGGCACATGAAGGACTTGATGATGAGCCGCGAGGAGCTGAAGCGCGAATACAAGGAGAGCGAGGGCGACCCTCGACACAAGGGACAGCGGAAGGCCCTGCACCGTCAGTTGTCGCAGGGAGGCTCGGCACGAGGGGTGCAAAAAGCCACGGCCGTGGTCGTCAATCCCACGCACATCGCGGTCGCGCTTCGTTACGACGCCGAGGAATGTGAGGCCCCCTACCTGGTCTCGAAGGCCCAGGAGGGGGATGCGCTCGCCATGAAGGAGCAGGCACGCCGGCTCGGGATTCCGGTGGTGCGTGACATCCCCCTGGCGCGCAGCCTCATTCACTACGACGTGGGCGAACCCATTCCGGAGGAGCTGTACCAGGCGGCCGCGGTCGTCCTGCGCACGGCGATGGAAGCACGGGAGTTGGACGGCCATCCACGGAGACAGACGTCATGA
- a CDS encoding flagellar M-ring protein FliF, which yields MHSSLRRCLPLLLCLGLTACRERIQHGLDERQANELQSVLVERGLDARKVPEAGKKPSWSIEVSDEQASDAVRILAELGLPRPQEEVGCDVFGGGGLVRTPVEESVCRVRVLERGLEKTLQSVEGVLLARVHLVVPPPPRVGQAPGPSKASAMLRVSQGSASRVRQSSETLKVLLAGGVEGLAPDAVSLLVDEVSTRVEVPAGSGVSPLTRLRALLAVLGLMVTGLAVVLVLVTLRMRHYRDRTVAPAAPARPVLSPGPARKVA from the coding sequence ATGCATTCGTCTCTTCGTCGCTGTCTTCCGCTGCTCCTGTGCCTGGGCCTCACCGCGTGCCGGGAGCGCATCCAGCACGGCCTGGATGAGCGGCAAGCCAATGAACTTCAATCCGTGCTCGTCGAGCGAGGGCTCGATGCGCGCAAGGTGCCGGAGGCGGGCAAGAAGCCCTCCTGGTCCATCGAGGTCTCCGATGAGCAGGCCTCGGACGCGGTGCGCATCCTGGCCGAGCTGGGGCTGCCTCGGCCCCAGGAGGAGGTGGGCTGCGACGTCTTCGGTGGTGGCGGGTTGGTGCGCACGCCGGTGGAGGAGAGCGTCTGCCGGGTGCGGGTGCTGGAGCGGGGGCTGGAGAAGACGCTGCAATCCGTCGAAGGCGTCCTGCTGGCGCGCGTCCATCTGGTGGTTCCACCGCCTCCTCGTGTGGGGCAGGCGCCGGGGCCGTCGAAGGCGTCCGCCATGCTTCGGGTCTCCCAGGGCAGTGCTTCCCGGGTGCGCCAGTCCTCCGAGACGTTGAAGGTGCTGCTCGCGGGGGGCGTGGAAGGCCTGGCTCCTGATGCCGTGTCGTTGCTGGTGGACGAGGTGTCCACGCGGGTGGAGGTTCCCGCGGGGAGCGGCGTGTCACCCCTGACGCGGCTTCGGGCTCTGCTCGCGGTGCTGGGATTGATGGTGACGGGGCTGGCGGTGGTGTTGGTGCTGGTGACGCTGCGGATGCGCCACTACCGCGACCGGACGGTGGCTCCGGCTGCGCCCGCGCGACCGGTGTTGTCGCCGGGGCCGGCGCGCAAGGTGGCGTGA
- a CDS encoding PilZ domain-containing protein produces MRTTDGGPQIAERFHPRVDANLPVKVLLKGRSVEARARDVSMAGLFLMAHPSDTTRQLTIAVPLPGDREIVTTCHIRRREVDGVALEFGELDWDDLIALARYLHPRLP; encoded by the coding sequence GTGCGGACGACCGATGGCGGCCCCCAGATTGCTGAGCGCTTTCACCCGCGCGTCGACGCCAACCTGCCGGTGAAGGTGCTCCTCAAGGGCCGCTCGGTGGAGGCTCGCGCCCGAGACGTGTCCATGGCGGGCCTGTTCCTGATGGCCCACCCGTCGGACACCACCCGGCAGCTCACCATCGCGGTGCCGCTGCCCGGCGACCGGGAAATCGTCACCACCTGCCACATTCGCCGCCGTGAAGTGGACGGCGTGGCGCTGGAGTTCGGAGAGCTGGACTGGGACGACCTCATCGCCCTGGCCCGCTACCTCCACCCGCGCCTGCCCTGA
- the sctR gene encoding type III secretion system export apparatus subunit SctR: protein MTRGLLGAGLLVPAAASAAESSLAKMSYAGSPLSMMGMLALMSLLPFAVLMLTSFSKIAVVLSLARSAMGTQQAPPTVVLTGLAAVLTGHIMAPVMERMYDAGQVAYAQVASGSGAEMLAAASRVSEPLRSFLVKHGSAEERARFVDLARELRPEEEMALVRETDLFVVIPAFVITELKEAFQIGFLVFLPFLVLDMVIANVLLALGMQTLSPSQVSLPFKILLFVAVDGWSLLARGLILGYR, encoded by the coding sequence ATGACGCGTGGACTGCTGGGCGCGGGCCTGCTGGTTCCGGCGGCGGCCTCCGCGGCGGAGTCCTCGCTGGCGAAGATGTCCTACGCGGGCAGCCCTCTGTCGATGATGGGCATGCTCGCGTTGATGTCGCTGCTGCCGTTCGCGGTGTTGATGCTGACGAGCTTCTCGAAGATCGCCGTCGTGTTGTCGCTGGCGCGCTCGGCCATGGGGACGCAGCAGGCACCGCCGACGGTGGTGCTGACGGGCCTGGCGGCGGTGCTCACGGGGCACATCATGGCGCCGGTGATGGAGCGCATGTACGACGCGGGACAGGTGGCCTATGCGCAGGTGGCCTCGGGCTCCGGCGCGGAGATGCTCGCCGCCGCGTCCCGTGTGTCGGAACCGCTGCGGTCCTTCCTGGTCAAGCATGGGAGCGCCGAGGAGCGCGCGCGCTTCGTGGACCTGGCGCGCGAGCTGCGGCCCGAGGAGGAGATGGCGTTGGTGCGGGAGACGGACCTCTTCGTCGTCATTCCGGCGTTCGTCATCACCGAGTTGAAGGAGGCCTTCCAGATTGGCTTCCTCGTCTTCCTCCCGTTCCTGGTGCTGGACATGGTGATTGCCAACGTGCTGCTCGCGTTGGGGATGCAGACGCTGTCACCGAGCCAGGTGAGCCTGCCCTTCAAGATTCTTCTCTTCGTCGCCGTGGATGGATGGTCGCTGCTCGCGCGCGGCCTCATCCTTGGCTACCGGTGA
- a CDS encoding flagellar biosynthetic protein FliQ encodes MTQDVLLTLGREALLLMVLASLPPIGASLVVGFLSSLFQATTQLQEPTLSVVPKLCAAVLALVVAGPWIAAQLMRFTHQLLLLIAEVVA; translated from the coding sequence ATGACCCAGGATGTCCTGCTCACCCTGGGGCGAGAGGCCCTGCTGTTGATGGTCCTGGCCTCGCTGCCGCCCATTGGCGCGAGCCTCGTGGTGGGCTTCCTGTCGAGCCTGTTCCAGGCGACCACGCAGCTTCAGGAGCCCACGCTGTCGGTGGTTCCCAAGCTCTGCGCCGCCGTGCTGGCGCTGGTGGTCGCCGGTCCCTGGATTGCCGCGCAGCTCATGCGCTTCACCCACCAGCTCCTGCTGCTCATCGCCGAGGTCGTGGCATGA
- a CDS encoding response regulator — MAGNSQAPFHILLVEDEPVIRELVRSMLSDGTVEVVCAATGLEGLKLAKSRSFQLILMDVVLPQLDGISVCRILKSDAATAGVPLYMLTAKAKRSDMESATQAGADGYIHKPFRGAELMSLVERLREAAPKSELP, encoded by the coding sequence ATGGCTGGCAATTCCCAGGCACCCTTCCACATCCTCCTCGTCGAGGATGAGCCGGTCATCCGGGAGTTGGTGCGTTCCATGCTGAGCGACGGCACCGTCGAGGTGGTGTGCGCCGCCACGGGGCTGGAGGGCCTGAAGCTGGCCAAGAGCCGGTCGTTCCAGCTCATCCTGATGGACGTGGTGTTGCCGCAGCTCGACGGCATCTCCGTGTGCCGCATCCTCAAGAGCGACGCGGCCACCGCCGGGGTGCCCCTGTACATGCTCACGGCGAAGGCGAAGCGCTCCGACATGGAGAGCGCCACCCAGGCCGGGGCGGACGGCTACATCCACAAGCCCTTCCGGGGCGCCGAGCTGATGTCGCTGGTGGAGCGGCTCCGGGAAGCCGCGCCGAAGTCCGAGCTCCCCTGA
- a CDS encoding EscT/YscT/HrcT family type III secretion system export apparatus protein, producing MNLESLRAWLESLGPDVVVVALCSARLLPIAFLCPLLGGQATPTTVRLALVLALSLFLRVEAGITLAAPVESTLALAGLVLRELVYGTSVGLVSALPFDAARMGGRFIDLLRGTSAEASLPMAGSRESAAGEGLYHLVVALVVSGGLWPLVIGAVLRGFGVVGLGAFVPTEAATLHVAVLVGAAMATGLAVGAPIAAAVLTVDCFLGLASRAAPQVNLQEVGAPLKILGGGAVLWLGTGVLCERLLAGVLSVEGALSVLGEVAQ from the coding sequence ATGAACCTGGAGTCGCTCCGCGCCTGGCTCGAGTCATTGGGCCCGGACGTCGTCGTGGTGGCGTTGTGCTCCGCGCGGCTGTTGCCCATCGCCTTCCTGTGTCCGCTCCTGGGAGGGCAGGCCACGCCGACGACGGTGCGTCTGGCGCTGGTCCTCGCGCTGTCGCTCTTTCTTCGCGTGGAGGCGGGAATCACATTGGCGGCACCTGTCGAGTCGACGCTGGCCCTGGCGGGCCTGGTCCTTCGCGAGCTCGTCTATGGCACGTCGGTGGGACTCGTCTCGGCGCTGCCATTCGATGCGGCGCGCATGGGCGGGCGGTTCATCGACCTGCTCCGAGGGACGTCGGCGGAGGCGAGCCTGCCCATGGCGGGGAGCCGGGAGTCCGCTGCGGGCGAGGGGCTCTATCACCTGGTGGTGGCGTTGGTGGTGTCGGGAGGCCTGTGGCCGCTGGTCATCGGTGCCGTGCTGCGAGGTTTTGGGGTGGTTGGGCTCGGAGCCTTCGTCCCGACGGAAGCCGCCACGCTGCACGTCGCGGTGCTGGTGGGCGCGGCCATGGCGACGGGACTGGCGGTCGGCGCGCCCATCGCGGCGGCCGTGCTGACCGTGGACTGCTTCCTGGGGTTGGCCTCGCGGGCGGCGCCGCAGGTGAACCTCCAGGAGGTGGGCGCGCCCCTGAAGATTCTGGGGGGCGGGGCCGTGCTGTGGCTCGGGACTGGTGTGCTCTGTGAGCGGCTGTTGGCGGGAGTGCTGTCGGTGGAAGGGGCGCTGTCGGTGCTGGGGGAGGTGGCGCAGTGA
- a CDS encoding tetratricopeptide repeat protein: MSGKMPRATKWLAWGMAATLAMPSHVLAAGPLERDHPLVEQGREAYTAGRFDEALAAFEAAKKERPNDVVVDFNRADALAKLGRIDDAKALFHTVTESNRADLRQKAWYNLGNLHATTGDRQEALKAYRRALTLDPQDMQARHNYEVVLRNLPPPQDGGQDGGTDGGDDGGSDGGRPDAGEDGGTKGDGGTPQDSGTDGGADGGEDGGADGGASDGGEDGGADGGDGDGGSDAGSDGGADGGDQGPPDKGDGGADGGADGGQDDGEGEPQDGGSDGGTAGEEDSEASEADGGSSQSDLDRQEAERLLDAMKQNEKNLQLWRFQQKKKQRKPNEKDW, from the coding sequence ATGAGCGGGAAGATGCCGCGCGCGACGAAGTGGCTGGCGTGGGGGATGGCGGCGACGCTGGCGATGCCGTCGCACGTGCTGGCCGCCGGGCCGCTGGAGCGGGACCACCCGCTGGTGGAGCAGGGACGCGAGGCGTACACGGCCGGCCGCTTCGACGAAGCGCTCGCCGCGTTCGAGGCCGCGAAGAAGGAGCGCCCCAACGACGTGGTGGTGGACTTCAACCGCGCGGACGCGCTGGCGAAGCTGGGGCGCATCGACGACGCGAAGGCGCTCTTCCACACGGTGACGGAGTCCAACCGCGCCGACCTGCGCCAGAAGGCCTGGTACAACCTGGGCAACCTGCACGCGACGACGGGGGACCGGCAGGAGGCGCTGAAGGCCTACCGGCGCGCGCTCACCCTGGACCCGCAGGACATGCAGGCCCGCCACAACTACGAGGTGGTGCTGCGCAACCTCCCGCCGCCGCAGGACGGTGGCCAGGATGGCGGCACGGACGGCGGCGACGACGGCGGCAGTGATGGTGGCCGTCCGGACGCGGGCGAGGATGGCGGCACGAAGGGTGATGGTGGCACGCCGCAGGACAGCGGCACCGACGGCGGCGCGGACGGTGGTGAGGACGGCGGCGCGGACGGTGGCGCCAGCGATGGTGGCGAGGACGGCGGCGCGGACGGTGGGGACGGAGATGGGGGCTCGGACGCCGGCTCGGATGGGGGCGCGGACGGTGGGGACCAGGGTCCGCCGGACAAGGGCGATGGCGGCGCGGACGGCGGCGCGGATGGTGGACAGGACGACGGAGAGGGTGAGCCGCAGGACGGTGGCAGTGACGGCGGCACCGCGGGAGAAGAAGACTCGGAGGCCTCCGAGGCCGACGGGGGCTCCAGCCAGTCGGACCTGGACCGGCAGGAGGCGGAGCGCCTCCTGGATGCGATGAAGCAGAACGAGAAGAACCTCCAGCTCTGGCGGTTCCAGCAGAAGAAGAAGCAGAGGAAGCCGAATGAGAAGGACTGGTAG
- a CDS encoding tetratricopeptide repeat protein — protein MAAKLVCPECQSPVGGNDFQCTQCGLLLDPQQASGEYVITEPTIVRALLSPPQRTRTLEIPRPPPQQATPHDLATARFTVPMDAHTVPHLRAGLDAALQPLHPFEAHIASFIDGDHAVPELARAARLPEIEVKVVLKALLERGVVELHRLPGAPAMRTMTEELPVLDGQEFLMPEPMALGDEEPPARPMAAFRAPAPSPPPAPPRAPPPVRRPGIEPGSAEDFLQRAVRLERDGQVDRAIDVLTRAIARVPEAAVLYSKLALILVHQRKDYRRAVELLERAVALEPNHPVFQQNLLKVTGLAAAAGGEPKEAKRGLLARLMGRGS, from the coding sequence ATGGCCGCTAAACTTGTATGTCCAGAGTGCCAGTCGCCGGTGGGCGGCAACGACTTCCAGTGCACGCAGTGCGGCCTGCTCTTGGATCCGCAGCAGGCCAGCGGGGAATACGTCATCACGGAGCCGACCATCGTCCGTGCCCTGCTGTCGCCGCCCCAGCGCACCCGCACCTTGGAAATCCCCCGACCGCCGCCGCAGCAGGCCACACCGCATGATTTGGCCACGGCCCGCTTCACGGTGCCCATGGACGCGCACACGGTGCCGCACCTGCGCGCCGGGCTGGACGCCGCGCTGCAGCCCCTCCACCCGTTCGAGGCCCACATCGCCTCCTTCATCGACGGGGACCACGCCGTGCCCGAGCTGGCCCGCGCGGCCCGGCTGCCTGAAATCGAGGTGAAGGTCGTCTTGAAGGCGCTGCTGGAGCGAGGCGTGGTGGAGCTTCACCGCCTGCCCGGCGCGCCCGCCATGCGCACGATGACGGAGGAGCTGCCCGTGCTGGATGGCCAGGAGTTCCTCATGCCGGAGCCCATGGCGCTCGGCGACGAGGAGCCGCCCGCGCGGCCCATGGCGGCCTTTCGCGCTCCGGCGCCCTCCCCGCCCCCGGCGCCACCTCGGGCGCCCCCACCCGTGCGGCGGCCAGGCATCGAGCCCGGCTCGGCCGAGGACTTCCTCCAGCGCGCCGTCCGGCTGGAGCGTGACGGCCAGGTGGACCGGGCCATCGACGTGCTCACGCGCGCCATCGCCCGGGTGCCCGAGGCCGCGGTGCTCTACAGCAAGCTGGCCCTCATCCTCGTCCACCAACGCAAGGACTACCGGCGCGCCGTCGAGCTCCTGGAGCGCGCCGTGGCCCTGGAGCCGAACCACCCCGTCTTCCAGCAGAACCTGCTCAAGGTGACGGGCCTGGCGGCCGCGGCGGGCGGCGAGCCCAAGGAAGCCAAACGCGGACTCCTCGCCCGCCTCATGGGCCGCGGGAGCTGA
- the sctQ gene encoding type III secretion system cytoplasmic ring protein SctQ: protein MNTRIEKPLSRKARPLRRLGTRRLTRAHLVLAERPQAAALGRQALVSMAEALTRELGCPVSVEARLLESVIAPMEGLSEPAIFAMLELSAVGGTAVLELEPALAFAGLERIAGSGQRPGVVTELARLEEATLAYLLLVALSAVRASGEAHARLGPRLAGVTMRRADVLARLESRQSLVGIEVSMSLGEVHAGARLLLPAQVVQTVFQALPVERAPDIAPEVLAAALEARCLVGQTPLAATALDALVEGDVVVFEGVRTQVDRLLGPGRLVTRGFALSGVFDADGFSLTRAQGRALPQELDMAAVNKPEDGMPPLPVDVEIELTRVMIPLSELAALKPGALLPLHINASEPVLLRVGDRAVARAELVEIEGEVGARVLALLP from the coding sequence ATGAACACCCGTATCGAAAAACCGTTGTCTCGAAAGGCGCGCCCCCTGCGCAGGCTGGGCACGCGGCGGCTGACGCGAGCGCACCTCGTGCTCGCCGAGCGCCCCCAGGCCGCGGCCCTTGGAAGGCAGGCCCTTGTCTCGATGGCGGAGGCGTTGACTCGCGAGCTGGGCTGCCCGGTGAGCGTGGAGGCCCGCCTGCTGGAGTCGGTCATCGCGCCCATGGAGGGCCTCTCCGAGCCCGCGATTTTCGCGATGCTGGAGCTGTCGGCGGTGGGGGGCACCGCCGTGCTGGAGCTGGAGCCCGCGCTCGCCTTCGCGGGGTTGGAGCGCATCGCCGGGTCGGGACAGCGCCCCGGTGTCGTCACGGAGTTGGCCCGGTTGGAGGAGGCGACGCTGGCCTATCTCCTGTTGGTGGCGCTCTCCGCGGTGCGCGCCTCGGGGGAAGCCCACGCGCGGCTCGGCCCCCGGCTCGCGGGCGTGACGATGCGCAGGGCGGACGTGCTCGCGCGGTTGGAGTCGCGTCAGTCCCTGGTGGGCATCGAGGTGTCGATGTCTCTGGGAGAGGTCCACGCGGGGGCGCGACTGTTGTTGCCCGCGCAAGTGGTCCAAACGGTGTTTCAGGCCCTGCCCGTGGAGCGGGCTCCGGACATCGCGCCGGAGGTGTTGGCCGCCGCGTTGGAGGCCCGGTGCCTGGTGGGCCAGACGCCGCTGGCCGCGACCGCGCTGGATGCGCTCGTGGAGGGTGACGTCGTTGTTTTCGAAGGTGTGCGGACGCAGGTGGACCGGCTCTTGGGGCCTGGTCGCCTGGTGACGCGTGGCTTCGCGCTCTCGGGCGTGTTCGACGCCGACGGTTTTTCGCTGACTCGCGCGCAGGGGCGCGCGCTTCCCCAGGAGTTGGACATGGCTGCAGTGAACAAGCCGGAGGACGGAATGCCTCCGCTTCCCGTGGACGTGGAAATCGAGCTGACGCGGGTGATGATTCCCTTGTCGGAGCTCGCGGCGCTCAAGCCGGGCGCGTTGCTCCCCCTGCACATCAACGCCAGCGAACCGGTGTTGCTGCGGGTGGGGGACCGTGCCGTGGCCCGCGCTGAGTTGGTGGAAATCGAGGGCGAGGTCGGCGCCCGTGTCCTGGCGCTGCTGCCGTGA
- a CDS encoding BatD family protein — protein MRRTGSALGVVFAVFALLATAPAWAASGDLDFYQTVDREEVGTEDTFRLTVVVVDAPSNAQVKVPESDDFAILSSSRSSQRSISLSGGGPAVIQDVTRQVLTMQARRAGRLKIPPSQITVNGKTYRTQPVELTVREGRVGGPPASAQSGRGRQPDPFSSMQSQMQQMEEAFGDMMEPDRPTIPRGDSDLFLRASLDRDAVYVGEQVTLSLYIYSRVDLSSVDAVTMPKLEGFWTEEVESPTQLSGEQRVVDGIPYRAYLLRRRAIFPVKSGTLAITPAEADITTGFLFAGHRVHRVSNALKVKVKPLPPGGPENLPNAHVGSWRLSMDVSQTQVELGQPVTVKVTLEGVGNVKNVTPPVLKGPAALKIYDPTTSDKVSQQRHRVQGRRVMEYLVMPQRTGSFTLPALEFTYFDPRARKYEVARTDPVTLTVEAGAGGASSLAAGTQQGSTDAANEQKNVLTAGGLRPVRYQAKFAAPGVPVWQRGFFVPALLAPLGLLMGVALMGGVRGRLALRTEAGRGRQQAKAARKRLADAEKLQSGANVGAFYGEVEKALHGFLEARLGMPVVGLTREALAERLTASGADAERRAKVLFVLEACDFGRYGGGGDPAERQKVMDAAAAAMEGWA, from the coding sequence ATGAGAAGGACTGGTAGCGCCCTCGGCGTGGTGTTCGCCGTGTTCGCCCTGCTGGCCACCGCGCCGGCGTGGGCGGCCTCGGGTGACCTCGATTTCTACCAGACGGTGGACCGCGAGGAGGTGGGCACCGAGGACACCTTCCGCCTGACGGTGGTGGTGGTGGACGCGCCATCCAACGCCCAGGTGAAGGTGCCGGAGTCGGACGACTTCGCCATCCTCTCCAGCTCGCGCAGCAGCCAGCGCTCCATCTCCTTGTCCGGCGGCGGCCCCGCGGTCATCCAGGATGTCACCCGGCAAGTGCTGACGATGCAGGCCAGGCGCGCGGGCCGGCTCAAGATTCCGCCGTCGCAAATCACGGTGAATGGGAAGACGTACCGCACGCAGCCGGTGGAGCTGACGGTGAGGGAGGGCCGCGTGGGCGGACCTCCCGCCTCGGCGCAGTCGGGCCGGGGGCGGCAGCCGGACCCCTTCAGCAGCATGCAGTCGCAGATGCAGCAGATGGAGGAGGCCTTCGGCGACATGATGGAGCCGGACCGGCCCACCATCCCGCGCGGCGACTCCGACTTGTTCCTGCGCGCCAGCCTGGACCGGGACGCCGTGTACGTGGGCGAGCAGGTGACGCTGTCGCTCTACATCTACTCGCGCGTGGACCTGTCCAGCGTGGACGCCGTCACCATGCCCAAGCTGGAGGGCTTCTGGACGGAAGAGGTGGAGAGCCCCACGCAGTTGTCCGGCGAGCAGCGCGTCGTGGATGGCATCCCCTACCGCGCCTACCTGCTGCGCCGCCGCGCCATCTTCCCGGTGAAGTCCGGCACGCTGGCCATCACCCCCGCGGAGGCGGACATCACCACCGGCTTCCTCTTCGCCGGACACCGCGTGCACCGCGTCTCCAACGCGCTCAAGGTGAAGGTGAAGCCGCTGCCGCCGGGCGGGCCGGAGAACCTGCCCAACGCCCACGTGGGGAGCTGGCGGCTGTCCATGGACGTGTCCCAGACGCAGGTGGAGCTGGGGCAGCCCGTCACGGTGAAGGTGACGTTGGAGGGCGTGGGCAACGTGAAGAACGTCACGCCGCCCGTGCTCAAGGGCCCCGCCGCGCTCAAGATTTATGACCCCACCACCTCCGACAAGGTGTCGCAGCAGCGTCACCGCGTGCAGGGCCGGCGGGTGATGGAGTACCTGGTGATGCCGCAGCGCACGGGCAGCTTCACGTTGCCCGCGCTGGAGTTCACCTACTTCGACCCGCGCGCCCGCAAGTACGAGGTGGCGCGCACCGACCCGGTGACGCTCACGGTGGAGGCGGGCGCGGGTGGCGCCTCGTCCCTGGCCGCGGGGACGCAGCAGGGTTCGACGGACGCCGCCAACGAGCAGAAGAACGTGCTCACCGCGGGAGGGCTGCGGCCGGTGCGCTACCAGGCGAAGTTCGCCGCGCCGGGCGTGCCGGTGTGGCAGCGGGGCTTCTTCGTTCCGGCGCTGCTGGCGCCCCTGGGCCTGCTGATGGGCGTGGCGCTGATGGGCGGCGTGCGCGGGCGGCTGGCGCTGCGCACCGAGGCGGGTCGTGGACGTCAGCAGGCGAAGGCCGCGCGCAAGCGTCTGGCGGACGCGGAGAAGCTCCAGTCGGGCGCGAACGTGGGGGCCTTCTACGGCGAAGTGGAGAAGGCGCTGCACGGCTTCCTGGAGGCACGGTTGGGCATGCCCGTGGTGGGCCTCACCCGCGAGGCGCTCGCGGAGCGGCTGACGGCGTCGGGCGCGGACGCGGAGCGGCGCGCCAAGGTGCTCTTCGTGCTGGAGGCGTGTGACTTCGGCCGCTACGGCGGTGGAGGCGACCCGGCCGAACGCCAGAAGGTCATGGATGCCGCCGCGGCGGCCATGGAGGGCTGGGCGTGA